One region of Sus scrofa isolate TJ Tabasco breed Duroc chromosome 3, Sscrofa11.1, whole genome shotgun sequence genomic DNA includes:
- the NOXO1 gene encoding NADPH oxidase organizer 1 isoform X1, translating to MAGPRHPVSVSGAALVQTERLQTFAFSVHWSDESEAFVRRSWDEFRRLHKTLKEIFPVEAGLLRRSDRILPKLPDASALVHRGRTGRGLARLRLLETYSRALLAAGERVSRSPVLTGFFAPQPTDLEPALPPGSRVILPTLEEPLPGPTGSLAIHSLEAQSLRCLQPFSTQDVWGQPFYAGAQEALGVLLRHPSGWWLVVNEDQQTAWFPSPYLEEGAPGPGRDGDRRLGSHRPQFCASRAYESSQADELSVPVGARVHVLETSDRGWWLCRFQGRTGLLPAVILQPDGLGTLLSGPRLHPGADGGEDREGEARSAPKSPQAQALPPPVPAHPPLSAIRSRCCTITRKALGQDPGCQGPP from the exons ATGGCAGGCCCGCGGCACCCGGTGTCCGTGAGCGGGGCAGCTCTGGTGCAGACAGAGAGGCTCCAG ACATTTGCCTTTTCTGTGCACTGGTCGGATGAGAGCGAAGCCTTTGTACGCAGAAGCTGGGACGAGTTCAGGAGACTCCAT AAGACGCTCAAGGAGATCTTCCCGGTGGAGGCGGGCCTGCTGCGGCGGTCGGACCGCATCCTCCCCAAGCTTCCTG atGCATCGGCGTTGGTGCACCGGGGGCGCACGGGCCGAGGCCTGGCGCGCCTGCGGCTTCTGGAGACCTACTCAAGGGCCCTGCTGGCAGCAGGAGAGCGTGTGTCCCGCAGCCCAGTACTCACTGGCTTCTTTGCGCCACAACCTACAGACCTGGAACCTGCGCTACCACCTGGCAG CCGGGTGATCCTGCCCACCCTGGAAGAGCCCCTACCAGGCCCCACAGGCAGCCTTGCCATCCACAGCCTGGAGGCTCAGAGCCTGCGCTGCCTGCAGCCCTTCAGTACCCAGGACGTGTGGGGTCAGCCGTTCTACGCCGGGGCCCAGGAGGCCCTGGGTGTGCTGCTGCGACACCCCTCAG gctggtggctggtTGTCAACGAGGACCAGCAGACGGCATGGTTTCCTTCTCCCTACCTGGAGGAGGGGGCCCCCGGCCCAGGACGAGACGGGGATCGGCGCCTGGGGAGCCACA GGCCCCAGTTCTGCGCCTCCCGTGCCTACGAGAGCAGCCAAGCTGATGAGCTGTCAGTGCCCGTGGGGGCCCGTGTGCATGTGCTGGAAACCTCGGACCGTGGCTGGTGGCTGTGCAG GTTCCAGGGCCGCACCGGTCTTCTTCCTGCTGTGATACTGCAGCCCGACGGGCTGGGCACACTCCTCAGCGGGCCCCGGCTCCACCCGGGGGCAGATGGAGGGGAGGACAGGGAGGGCGAGGCCCGAAGCGCCCCCAAGtccccccaggcccaggcccttcCCCCGCCCGTGCCTGCCCACCCACCGCTGAGTGCCATCCGGAGCCGCTGCTGCACCATCACCCGAAAGGCGCTGGGGCAGGACCCAGGGTGTCAGGGACCGCCTTGA
- the NOXO1 gene encoding NADPH oxidase organizer 1 isoform X3: MAGPRHPVSVSGAALVQTERLQTFAFSVHWSDESEAFVRRSWDEFRRLHKTLKEIFPVEAGLLRRSDRILPKLPDASALVHRGRTGRGLARLRLLETYSRALLAAGERVSRSPVLTGFFAPQPTDLEPALPPGSRVILPTLEEPLPGPTGSLAIHSLEAQSLRCLQPFSTQDVWGQPFYAGAQEALGVLLRHPSGPQFCASRAYESSQADELSVPVGARVHVLETSDRGWWLCRFQGRTGLLPAVILQPDGLGTLLSGPRLHPGADGGEDREGEARSAPKSPQAQALPPPVPAHPPLSAIRSRCCTITRKALGQDPGCQGPP, from the exons ATGGCAGGCCCGCGGCACCCGGTGTCCGTGAGCGGGGCAGCTCTGGTGCAGACAGAGAGGCTCCAG ACATTTGCCTTTTCTGTGCACTGGTCGGATGAGAGCGAAGCCTTTGTACGCAGAAGCTGGGACGAGTTCAGGAGACTCCAT AAGACGCTCAAGGAGATCTTCCCGGTGGAGGCGGGCCTGCTGCGGCGGTCGGACCGCATCCTCCCCAAGCTTCCTG atGCATCGGCGTTGGTGCACCGGGGGCGCACGGGCCGAGGCCTGGCGCGCCTGCGGCTTCTGGAGACCTACTCAAGGGCCCTGCTGGCAGCAGGAGAGCGTGTGTCCCGCAGCCCAGTACTCACTGGCTTCTTTGCGCCACAACCTACAGACCTGGAACCTGCGCTACCACCTGGCAG CCGGGTGATCCTGCCCACCCTGGAAGAGCCCCTACCAGGCCCCACAGGCAGCCTTGCCATCCACAGCCTGGAGGCTCAGAGCCTGCGCTGCCTGCAGCCCTTCAGTACCCAGGACGTGTGGGGTCAGCCGTTCTACGCCGGGGCCCAGGAGGCCCTGGGTGTGCTGCTGCGACACCCCTCAG GGCCCCAGTTCTGCGCCTCCCGTGCCTACGAGAGCAGCCAAGCTGATGAGCTGTCAGTGCCCGTGGGGGCCCGTGTGCATGTGCTGGAAACCTCGGACCGTGGCTGGTGGCTGTGCAG GTTCCAGGGCCGCACCGGTCTTCTTCCTGCTGTGATACTGCAGCCCGACGGGCTGGGCACACTCCTCAGCGGGCCCCGGCTCCACCCGGGGGCAGATGGAGGGGAGGACAGGGAGGGCGAGGCCCGAAGCGCCCCCAAGtccccccaggcccaggcccttcCCCCGCCCGTGCCTGCCCACCCACCGCTGAGTGCCATCCGGAGCCGCTGCTGCACCATCACCCGAAAGGCGCTGGGGCAGGACCCAGGGTGTCAGGGACCGCCTTGA
- the NOXO1 gene encoding NADPH oxidase organizer 1 isoform X2, whose amino-acid sequence MAGPRHPVSVSGAALVQTERLQTFAFSVHWSDESEAFVRRSWDEFRRLHTLKEIFPVEAGLLRRSDRILPKLPDASALVHRGRTGRGLARLRLLETYSRALLAAGERVSRSPVLTGFFAPQPTDLEPALPPGSRVILPTLEEPLPGPTGSLAIHSLEAQSLRCLQPFSTQDVWGQPFYAGAQEALGVLLRHPSGWWLVVNEDQQTAWFPSPYLEEGAPGPGRDGDRRLGSHRPQFCASRAYESSQADELSVPVGARVHVLETSDRGWWLCRFQGRTGLLPAVILQPDGLGTLLSGPRLHPGADGGEDREGEARSAPKSPQAQALPPPVPAHPPLSAIRSRCCTITRKALGQDPGCQGPP is encoded by the exons ATGGCAGGCCCGCGGCACCCGGTGTCCGTGAGCGGGGCAGCTCTGGTGCAGACAGAGAGGCTCCAG ACATTTGCCTTTTCTGTGCACTGGTCGGATGAGAGCGAAGCCTTTGTACGCAGAAGCTGGGACGAGTTCAGGAGACTCCAT ACGCTCAAGGAGATCTTCCCGGTGGAGGCGGGCCTGCTGCGGCGGTCGGACCGCATCCTCCCCAAGCTTCCTG atGCATCGGCGTTGGTGCACCGGGGGCGCACGGGCCGAGGCCTGGCGCGCCTGCGGCTTCTGGAGACCTACTCAAGGGCCCTGCTGGCAGCAGGAGAGCGTGTGTCCCGCAGCCCAGTACTCACTGGCTTCTTTGCGCCACAACCTACAGACCTGGAACCTGCGCTACCACCTGGCAG CCGGGTGATCCTGCCCACCCTGGAAGAGCCCCTACCAGGCCCCACAGGCAGCCTTGCCATCCACAGCCTGGAGGCTCAGAGCCTGCGCTGCCTGCAGCCCTTCAGTACCCAGGACGTGTGGGGTCAGCCGTTCTACGCCGGGGCCCAGGAGGCCCTGGGTGTGCTGCTGCGACACCCCTCAG gctggtggctggtTGTCAACGAGGACCAGCAGACGGCATGGTTTCCTTCTCCCTACCTGGAGGAGGGGGCCCCCGGCCCAGGACGAGACGGGGATCGGCGCCTGGGGAGCCACA GGCCCCAGTTCTGCGCCTCCCGTGCCTACGAGAGCAGCCAAGCTGATGAGCTGTCAGTGCCCGTGGGGGCCCGTGTGCATGTGCTGGAAACCTCGGACCGTGGCTGGTGGCTGTGCAG GTTCCAGGGCCGCACCGGTCTTCTTCCTGCTGTGATACTGCAGCCCGACGGGCTGGGCACACTCCTCAGCGGGCCCCGGCTCCACCCGGGGGCAGATGGAGGGGAGGACAGGGAGGGCGAGGCCCGAAGCGCCCCCAAGtccccccaggcccaggcccttcCCCCGCCCGTGCCTGCCCACCCACCGCTGAGTGCCATCCGGAGCCGCTGCTGCACCATCACCCGAAAGGCGCTGGGGCAGGACCCAGGGTGTCAGGGACCGCCTTGA